Proteins from a single region of Juglans microcarpa x Juglans regia isolate MS1-56 chromosome 5S, Jm3101_v1.0, whole genome shotgun sequence:
- the LOC121267499 gene encoding LOW QUALITY PROTEIN: amino acid transporter AVT6E-like (The sequence of the model RefSeq protein was modified relative to this genomic sequence to represent the inferred CDS: inserted 2 bases in 1 codon) encodes MSGSLHHVGVFDQWLGNGVWDQRKLVILVVVVVFLAPLCVLERIDSLSLTLAASVALAVVFVVVACVIALIKLVEGQIQAPRMGPDFGSKKAILDLLVVIPIMTNAYVCHFNVQPIYNELEVRSPQKMNRVGRITTAVCIVVYAFTTVSGYLLFGQGTESDVLTNFDKDLGIRFSSALNYIVRVGYILHLVLVFPVVHFPTDTLLFEGSAPLLESRKRSLGLTTILLVLIYFGSTMIPNIWTAFKFTGATTAVSLGFIFPSLIALRLGPQVGGLSFXVLTLAIVVGIVGVIGNIYGIQSQSE; translated from the exons ATGTCGGGGTCACTTCATCATGTTGGGGTCTTCGATCAGTGGTTGGGGAATGGGGTGTGGGATCAGAGGAAGCTGGTGATATTAGTTGTGGTTGTGGTGTTTCTTGCACCGCTTTGTGTTTTAGAGAGGATTGATTCACTGAGCTTGACTTTGGCAGCTTCAGTGGCTCTTGCCGTTGTGTTTGTTGTGGTTGCTTGTGTTATTGCGCTTATCAAGCTTGTCGAAGGGCAAATTCAGGCTCCAAGGATGGGTCCGGATTTTGGGTCCAAGAAGGCTATTCTGGACTTGCTTGTGGTGATTCCCATTATGACAAATGCTTATGTTTGTCATTTCAATGTCCAGCCTATATATAATGAGCTTGAAGTGCGGTCTCCCCAGAAGATGAACCGGGTGGGGAGGATCACGACTGCAGTTTGCATTGTGGTCTACGCTTTTACTACCGTATCAGGGTATCTATTATTTGGGCAGGGTACTGAATCTGATGTACTGACCAATTTTGATAAGGACCTTGGGATTCGTTTCAGTTCAGCACTGAACTATATCGTCCGGGTTGGATACATTCTTCATTTAGTTCTTGTTTTCCCAGTTGTTCATTTCCCTACGGATACTTTGTTGTTTGAGGGATCTGCTCCACTCTTAGAAAGTAGGAAGAGGTCTTTAGGGTTGACAACAATTTTATTGgtacttatttattttggatcCACTATGATTCCCAACATTTGGACTGCTTTCAAGTTTACAGGGGCAACTACGGCAGTGTCCTTGGGGTTTATATTTCCGTCTCTTATAGCATTAAGGTTAGGTCCGCAAGTGGGTGGTTTGAGCTT GGTGTTAACATTGGCCATAGTAGTCGGCATTGTTGGAGTGATCGGAAATATTTATGGCATCCAAAGCCAATCTGAATGA
- the LOC121267114 gene encoding probable LRR receptor-like serine/threonine-protein kinase At3g47570: MAAPTSFLIMLYFVCGFSIALAAAPNITTDQSALLALKAHISFDPQNHLTKNWSTNTSVCNWVGVICGSRHYRVSVLNLSFMGLIGELPKIGNLTMLTELYLDDNNFEGRLSPEIGNLTMLTVLYLDENNFEGRLPPEIGNLTMLTELYLSSNKFEGLIPNQIGNLQNLEVFDIEINGFFGTIPFGIFNISTIRWIGMTSNNLSGHLPSNMGLFLPNLQRLFLGINKLSGTIPNSISNASKLEIVELSWNSFSGLIPKTLGNLIFLKMLNLEFNDLTVESPELSIFSDLSSCINLVDLLLSKNHLNGFLPKSIGNLSLSLQTLYLYDCKLKGSIPTEIGNLSGLTMLTLSSNELRGLIPTTIGSLRMLQGLGLDGNRLKGTIPPELCYLSRLFELFLVGNDLSGHIPRCIDNMTSLRALYLGFNQLTSVIPLSLWRLTHLSKVDFSSNSLSGSLSSEIAKMKVLRILNLSRNQLSGDIPKTIGALKDLTNLSLALNRLEGSIPISFGELVSLEFLDLSNNNLSGEIPKSLEGLHYLYYLNLSFNKLQGEIPTKGPFLNFSTASFMSNNALCGAARLKVPPCEEGNPRKRKTTWPHMLRYVLPAIGFIMLALTLAFSWKRWKKRNLKSPAQADMYPLVTWRRISHQQLVQATNGFNSNNLLGEGSFGSVYQGTLSDGMNIAIKIMNLQVKGAFKSFDAECEVLRNIRHRNLVKIITICTNIDFKALVLEYMPNGNLDKWLHSQDHYLNILQRLNIMIDIASALEYLHHGYSAAIIHCDLKPSNVLLDEEMVAHVADFGMAKLLDDRESLMQTMTLATFGYMAPEYGLEGVVSTRGDVYSYGILLMETFTRKKPTDDMFIGEMTLKHWVDESLVTSILDIIDVNLLRNEKKHAAMEDCISSVMRLALDCCAESPPQRIDIKNVSTTLNKVKLKFVLDSRRS, translated from the exons ATGGCTGCCCCAACAAGTTTCCTGATCATGCTTTATTTTGTGTGCGGCTTTAGCATTGCCTTGGCAGCAGCTCCCAACATTACCACGGATCAATCTGCTCTTCTTGCCTTGAAAgctcatatttcttttgatcCCCAAAATCATTTGACAAAAAACTGGTCTACTAATACTTCTGTTTGCAATTGGGTAGGTGTCATCTGTGGTTCTAGACATTACCGAGTCAGCGTCTTAAACCTTTCTTTCATGGGCCTTATAG GTGAACTCCCAAAAATAGGGAATTTAACTATGCTTACAGAGCTATACCTTGATGACAACAACTTTGAAG GAAGACTATCCCCAGAAATAGGGAATTTAACTATGCTTACAGTGCTATACCTTGATGAAAACAACTTTGAAG GAAGACTACCCCCAGAAATAGGAAATTTAACTATGCTTACAGAGCTATACCTTTCCAGCAACAAGTTTGAAG GTTTAATACCAAATCAAATTGGTAATCTGCAAAATCTAGAGGTTTTTGATATTGAAATCAATGGATTTTTTGGCACAATTCCATTTGGGATCTTCAATATCTCAACAATAAGATGGATTGGAATGACATCAAATAACCTATCAGGCCATCTTCCATCAAATATGGGTCTCTTCCTTCCAAATCTTCAACGACTTTTTCTTGGGATAAATAAATTGAGCGGAACAATTCCCAACTCTATCTCTAATGCTTCAAAGCTCGAAATCGTAGAATTATCTTGGAACTCATTCTCGGGCTTAATTCCAAAAACGCTTGGAAATTTAATATTCCTCAAGATGCTCAACCTAGAATTTAATGATTTGACAGTTGAATCTCCAGAATTGAGTATTTTCTCCGATTTGTCGAGTTGTATAAATCTCGTTGATTTACTTTTGAGCAAAAATCACTTGAATGGCTTCCTTCCCAAGTCCATTGGaaacctctctctttctcttcaaaCACTTTACCTATATGATTGCAAACTTAAGGGTAGCATTCCAACAGAGATCGGGAATTTAAGTGGTTTGACTATGTTGACCTTATCCAGTAACGAATTGAGAGGACTTATTCCAACCACAATAGGAAGTTTGCGCATGCTTCAAGGTTTGGGCCTTGATGGTAATAGACTAAAAGGAACCATCCCACCAGAACTATGTTACCTAAGCAGattgtttgaattatttttagttgGTAATGATCTATCTGGACACATTCCTAGATGCATAGATAATATGACTTCGCTAAGAGCTCTCTACTTAGGCTTCAATCAATTAACTTCTGTGATTCCATTGAGCTTGTGGAGGCTTACACATCTCTCGAAGGTTGACTTCTCATCCAATTCTTTAAGTGGCTCTCTTTCATCTGAGATTGCGAAAATGAAGGTCTTGAGGATATTGAATTTGTCAAGAAATCAACTATCAGGTGATATCCCCAAAACAATTGGTGCTCTCAAAGATTTGACTAATCTCTCCTTGGCACTAAATCGACTAGAAGGCTCAATTCCTATATCTTTTGGTGAATTGGTAAGCTTGGAGTTCTTGGATCTTTCCAATAACAATTTATCTGGAGAGATTCCCAAGTCCTTAGAAGGACTACATTACCTCTATTATCTAAATCTCTCATTCAATAAACTACAAGGAGAAATTCCCACAAAAGGACCATTTCTAAACTTCTCAACTGCATCATTTATGTCAAACAATGCACTTTGTGGTGCAGCTCGATTGAAAGTTCCCCCATGTGAAGAAGGTAATCCTCGCAAAAGGAAGACAACATGGCCACATATGCTAAGGTATGTGTTGCCAGCAATTGGGTTTATAATGCTTGCACTAACCCTTgcattttcttggaaaagatggaaaaagaggaatctAAAATCTCCTGCTCAAGCAGACATGTACCCTCTAGTTACATGGAGAAGAATTTCTCACCAACAACTTGTACAAGCAACGAATGGATTCAACTCTAATAATTTACTTGGTGAAGGAAGTTTTGGGTCAGTATACCAAGGAACACTTTCAGATGGGATGAATATTGCAATCAAAATTATGAACTTGCAAGTGAAAGGGGCATTCAAAAGTTTTGATGCAGAGTGTGAGGTGCTACGGAATATTCGTCACCGAAATCTTGTCAAAATCATCACCATTTGTACCAATATTGACTTCAAAGCCCTTGTATTGGAATACATGCCTAACGGAAACTTAGATAAATGGTTGCACTCCCAAGATCACTATCTGAATATCTTACAAAGGCTAAATATAATGATTGATATCGCTTCAGCATTAGAATACCTTCATCATGGTTATTCAGCAGCAATTATTCATTGTGATCTAAAACCTAGCAATGTCTTATTAGATGAAGAAATGGTTGCACATGTTGCCGATTTTGGCATGGCCAAACTCTTAGATGATAGGGAGTCGCTAATGCAGACCATGACTCTTGCTACTTTCGGGTACATGGCACCAg AGTATGGACTAGAAGGCGTTGTTTCTACAAGAGGTGATGTGTATAGTTATGGCATTCTACTAATGGAAACTTTCACAAGAAAGAAGCCTACGGATGACATGTTTATTGGAGAAATGACCTTGAAACATTGGGTAGATGAATCACTTGTCACTTCAATACTCGATATTATTGATGTCAatttgttgagaaatgaaaaaaaacatgCTGCCATGGAGGACTGCATATCTTCAGTTATGAGATTGGCTTTGGATTGTTGTGCAGAGTCACCTCCACAAAGAATTGacataaaaaatgtttcaaCGACACTCAATAAGGTCAAATTAAAGTTTGTACTAGATAGTAGAAGAAGCTAA